The genomic region GGACGACCTCGAGGCGTACATGGTGGGTCTGCTCAAGACAATCGGAGTCTCGGGGGACTTCCAGAACAAGTACCGCACAGACTCCGAAGAATACAGGAAGCTGACGCAGTGGTCGTTCATCGAGATGTGGAAGAAAGGGCTGGTGTACGTGGCAAACAGGCCGAACAACTACTGCGTCGACTGCAGCACGACCATCGCCGACGCAGAAATCGAGTATGAAGAACTCCCCACGTATCTGGTGACCAACAAGTTCAAGGTAAAGGAGACGGGCCAGGAGCTGCTGGTGGCCACAACGAGGCCGGAGCTGCTGGTGGCATGCCAGCTCGTGGTCGTTAATCCGGATGACCCCAGATACAAGAAACTGATTGGCAAGACGGCGATTGTTCCAATCTACAACCAGGAGGTACCAATCAGGGGACACAAGAGCGTTGACCAGGAATTCGGGAGCGGAGTGCTGATGGTGTGCAGCTACGGCGACTACAACGACGTGCTCCTCATCCGCGAGCTCAAGCTGAAGGAGGTCGTCGCTATAGACACGGACGGGAAGATGACCGCTGCGGCTGGCAAGTACGCAGGCATCATGATCAAGGACGCGAGGTCCCAGATCATTCAGGACCTCCAGGAGATGGGCATCGCCACGAAAGTGGAACAGATCCAGCACAGGACGCCGCTCTGCGAAAGGAGCCGGACGCCGATAGAGATCATACCGATGGAGGAGTACTACCTGAAGCAGTTGGAGTTCAGGCCGAAGCTGAAGAAGATGGCGAAGAAAATCGACTTCCATCCGCAGATGCACAGGCAGATTCTGCTTGATTGGATGAACTCCCTCTCCACGGACTACCCTGTGTCTAGGAGGCGGTACTACGCCACAGAGATACCAGTGTGGTACTGCAGCAAGTGCAGCACCCCTCACCTTCCGAAGCCGGGAAGGTACTACAGGCCGTGGCGGGAGGAGGCCCCTTTCAAGAGGTGCAAGAAGTGCGGGAACACGAAGTTCATCGGCGAGACGAGGACATTCGACACGTGGATGGACTCGAGCCTCTCGCCCCTCTACATCACGAGGTACCTGAAGAACAGGAAGTTCTACGGCCTGACATACCCTACCACGATCAGGGTTCAGGGGAAGGACATAGTGCGGACCTGGCTCTACTACACCCTGCTGCGATGTTACCTGCTGACCGGGAGGGCTCCATTCAAGGACGCCTGGGTGGGCGGGCTGGGACAGGACGCGCAGGGGAGGGCGATGAGGAAGAGCCTCGGGAACATCGTCGACCCCGAGCCTGTGCTTGAGAAGTACGGCGCAGATGCGTTCAGGTTCTGGGGAGCCGCGGAGGCGGGGCTGGGGTTCGACTTCAGGTTCAGCGAGGACAGGATTGGCGGCGCCGGCAAACTGCTGA from Nitrososphaerales archaeon harbors:
- a CDS encoding valine--tRNA ligase, whose amino-acid sequence is MEIEIRQLWESERLFEFKPHTNKNRNFVMDTPPPYPSGRPWHPGALTQYSQIDMIARAARMRGYAVLYPVGIDRNGLPVEIFAERKYRVQMRKTPREEFINLCKHALDDLEAYMVGLLKTIGVSGDFQNKYRTDSEEYRKLTQWSFIEMWKKGLVYVANRPNNYCVDCSTTIADAEIEYEELPTYLVTNKFKVKETGQELLVATTRPELLVACQLVVVNPDDPRYKKLIGKTAIVPIYNQEVPIRGHKSVDQEFGSGVLMVCSYGDYNDVLLIRELKLKEVVAIDTDGKMTAAAGKYAGIMIKDARSQIIQDLQEMGIATKVEQIQHRTPLCERSRTPIEIIPMEEYYLKQLEFRPKLKKMAKKIDFHPQMHRQILLDWMNSLSTDYPVSRRRYYATEIPVWYCSKCSTPHLPKPGRYYRPWREEAPFKRCKKCGNTKFIGETRTFDTWMDSSLSPLYITRYLKNRKFYGLTYPTTIRVQGKDIVRTWLYYTLLRCYLLTGRAPFKDAWVGGLGQDAQGRAMRKSLGNIVDPEPVLEKYGADAFRFWGAAEAGLGFDFRFSEDRIGGAGKLLTKLWNTARFISSFPQPKTAKLTWTDKWMLNELAKLSTECIAAYSKFDVFTVATRVREFLWNVFASNYIEMAKGRAYGDGSSKDEQEAAWLTLHAVVKGLLLLLAPITPYITDYVWRKSYGTQSIHLERFATPKRFDVSEKVSQSILEFNAQVWKSKKDKGLALKDPIETRIPTKLKPFEKDLVRMHHIQGLVRH